The sequence CCTGGGAGCGAGACCCGCCCGCGGGGCCGGAGTTCGGGCACTTGGCGGTGTTGGGCCAGGTGAATCTGAGCTTCTCCGGGGCCACGCCCATCGGACGAAGCGCCTCGTGCGCGGTGCCGATCGCACCCATGTCCGCGCCCTGCCCGTGGTCCTCCCATGCGGTGCATACCGTGAAGGTGCCATCCGGGTTCATGTCGATGCGGGCCTCCGAGCCGTCCGGGCCGTCGAGGCCGCAGCCGTAGACTCCGACCGACAGGCCGACGCCCTTCTTGAAGCGGCTGGTCGATCCCTCCGTCGCGCGCTTCTTGGCCAGCTCGTACTTGGGCTTGAGCGCCTCGAACATCTTGGGCAGGCTGTAGGACTCGGGGGCCTGTCCGGTCGGGTTGGTGCTTCCCGGGCGGTATACGTTCTTGTAGCGCAGGTCGAACGGGTCCATGCCGAGCTTCTCGGCCAGTTCGTCCATCAGCACCTCGGAGGAGAAGAGCGATTGCGGCGAGCCGTAGGCGCGGAAGGCCGAGCCCCAGGCGTGGTTGGTGCAGACAGTGCGCCCCTCCCCGCGGATGTTCGGGATGTCGTAGCCGGCGCCCATGAACTGGGTGCCGCGAAGAGTGACCAGATCGCCGAACTCCGAGTAGGGCCCGTGGTCGACCGCGAAGTCAGTCTCCATGGCCAGCAGCTTGCCCTCCTTGTCGGCGGCGAACTTCATGTTGACGAAGAAGGGGGATCTCTTGCCCGTGTACTGCTGCTGCTGCGTCCAGGTGTAGTTCAGGGCGACCGGGTGTCCGGTGGCCAGGGCGGCCGCTCCGACAAGCGCCTCCATCGTCGGGCTGAACTTGTAGCCGAAGGTGCCGCCTGCCGGGTTGGTCACCAGCACAAGTTTCTCCGGCTCGACCCCGAGGCCGGGGGCGATCATGGCAAGATGCAGATGCACTCCGATGGACTTGGAGTGGATTACAAGCCTGCCTTCGTGGTCTGTGTAGGCGAAGCCCACGTCCGGCTCTATCGGCATGTGAGGCTGGCGTCCGACGTAGAAGTCGTCCTCGACGGTTACGACGTCGGAACGAGCGAATATCGGAGCGGTGTCCTCGCCCTTCTTGATCTTCTGAGTGTAGTATATGTTCGGAGTTCCCGGATGGATCTCGATGGCGTCGTCGGCCATCGCCTCGGGGGCGCTCATGTAGGCCGGGAGCACCTCGAGGTCGAGTTTGACCTTCTCCGCCGCCGCGACGGCGTTCGGGTAGGTATCCGCGCAGACTATCGCCACCGCATCGCCGTACTGGAAGACCTTCTCGTCGCAGAGGATCGGGCGGTCCCATCCGTCGCCCAGGTTGGTCGGGAAGGTGATGAGGCCCGTAATGCGGTTTTTGCCCTTGATGTCCTTGTGGGTTACGATCTTGTAGACGCCCGGCATCTTCTCCGCCTCCGAGGTGTCGATCCCCTTGATGTTGGCGTGAGACACCTTGGCCTGCACCAGAGCTGCGTGAAGAGTCTTCTTCGGCATCTTCAGGATAAGGTCTGCACCGTAATCGAGAGTGCCGGTGACTTTGGCCACGGCCGTCGGGCGCGGGTACTTGCTGCCCCAGATCCGTCCGTCCTCCGGCATCACGAAGTCCAGCTCCTTCTCGTCCATCTCGCCTCTGAGCACCTTGGCCGCGTCCATCACCGCGTCGACGATGGGTATGTAACCGGTACAGCGGCAGGCGTTGCGGTTGAGTTGGAACCAGTCGCGCACCTCTTCGCGGGTCGGGTTGGGGTTGGTGTCCAGCAGTGCCTTAGTGGAGACGATGAAGCCCGGAATGCAGAAGCCGCACTGGGCTGCCCCGTGCTTGATGAAAGCCTTCTGGATCGGGTGCAGGTTGTCCGGGGTGCCAATTCCCTCAACTGTGACTATGTTAGCCCTCTCGGGGAGGCGGGACATCTTGTACACGCACGTGCGGGTTACCTTGCCATCCAGCAGGACGTTGCACGAGCCGCAGTGCCCCTGACCGCAGCCCACCTTGACGCCCGTCAGGCCGAGCTGCTCGCGAAGCACCGTGGAGAGAACAGCATCGTCCTCGACCACGATATTGCGCTCGGCGCCGTTGACAAAAAACACCTTCTGAATCATCCTGTTTCCAGCTCCTTTCGATTTACGGACACGATATGCGGGTGAGCGCTGTGCAGCTACGCTCTTCAGTCCCGTTCCGAAAGCCTGGTGAAACGAATTATCCCTCCCGTCCCTCCTCCTTTCGTCGTCTTGACAAATAAACGCCGCCCTCCGCGCAAGGAGGACGGCGTGCGCCGTATTCTGGACCTCCTTGCCAAAACGAAGGAGTAACATGCTCCGGTCACTGAATGGAACCGGATCCCGTATTCCGACAAAATTAGTCGGCTATTTTCTGAAAACCAGCCTTTGCCCGTCTATTATAAGGCATAAACCCGTCGAGGAAAACACAAGCTCCGGCGTAAAAAAAGACCGCCCCTGCCGCGGGGGCGGTCACGGATCGCTACCAGGCCTCGGCGAAGGCCGCGTTCGTGTAGATGTCCTCCAGCCTGGACTTGTGCCCCTGCTCCATCGTCGCCAGCTGCAGGAAGGCCTCCTTCTGCTCGGCTGTCTCGCTCATGTCGGCGAAGGAGCGGTACAGCTCCATCGCCTCCTGCTCCTTTTTCATGGCCAGAGCGATGGCGTCCTTGAACGCGATATCGGTCGACAGGGTCTGAAGCTCCACTGTCTCCGAGACCTTGTAGTCGTCCGGCGCCTTGAAGTTCATTTTTCTACCCTTGTCCGCAAGGTACCCTTCAAGAAGAAGCTTGTGATCAACCTCCTCCTCCGCAAGCTCTTCGAAAGTGTCCTTGAGCACGGCGTCTGTCACTTTCGCGGCCGCGTCCTTGTAGAACTCGTAGGCCTCTACCTCGCTCTCTATCGCCATCCTTAGTATCTTCTCGTACTCCATGATTATCGCCTCCTCGGGAAAAATTGCACTCGTCCGGTGGAAACAAAATTGCCCGGCTCCGTGCAGCAAATATATCTCATGCGCCGATTATGTCAATGGAGCAGGCACGCGTACGCGCCGTGCGAGCTTTTCGATTTGATACTGGATACTGTATCCGTTCTTTTTCTCTTTTATCTCGATGCATAAAAAAGGCGTTGCTCGTGTATAATAGTATTCGTGCAGCAAAGCATCTGAATAATCAGTAAAGGAGAGGTGTTCATGTCGGAACTGGAAAAGACTCAGGTGAGGAGCAGAAGCGAGACGTTGAGCATTCTTTTGGGAGCTGCGTTTCTAATGGCGACCTCGGCCATAGGCCCGGGGTTTCTGACGCAGACGATATCGTTTACGAACGAGCTGAAGACGGTCTTCTCGTTCGCAATACTTCTGTCGATTCTGATCGACATAGTGGTTCAGCTTAACATCTGGCGAGTGCTCGCGGTCTCGGGCATGAGGGGGCAGGACGTGGCGAACAAGGTCATGCCTGGGCTTGGCTACTTCCTGGGCTTCGCAGTGGCGCTGGGCGGGCTGGCGTTCAACGTCGGCAACGTCGGCGGAGCGGCGCTGGGATTCGAGGTCCTCTTCGGGACCGAGCAGATGGTGGGCGCGTTCATCAGCGCAGGCATAGCCATCGCGATCTTCCTGTGGAAGGATCTGGGCAAGGCGATGGACAAGTTCACTCAGATCCTCGGAATCCTTATGCTGATCCTCGTGTTCTACATCGTCTTCGTGACCAAGCCTCCGGTTATGGAGACGGTTTACGAGATGGTACGCCCGTTCAGCAGCGTGGATCTGCTCAAGGAGTACAAGTGGCTCGTGGTGCTCACATTGGTCGGCGGCACCGTGGGCGGCTACATCTCCTTCTCGGGCGCGCACAGAATAATCGATGCGGGTATTGTCGGCGAGGAGCATCTGGGAGAGATCACGAGAGGCTCCGTGAACGGGATCATGATAACGGGCGTTATGCGCTACCTGCTCTTCCTGGCCTTCCTCGGGGTGGTGCTGACCGGTACGGTTATCGACATGTCGAACCCGGTGGCCTCGGCCTTCCAGATAGGCGCGGGCGCGCTCGGATACCGCATAGCGGGCGTAGTCCTCTGGGCCGCGGCGATCACCTCGGTGGTCGGCGCCTCCTACACGTCCGTCTCCTTCCTGCGCACTCTGTTCAAGTTCGTGGACAACTACTACCGCTTCTGGATCATAGGCTTCATCCTGGCGTCCACGTCCATCCTCGCGACGGTCGGCCGCCCGGTCGCCCTTCTGATAGTGGCGGGCTCTCTCAACGGGCTGATCCTTCCCCTGTCGCTGGGATGCGTCCTTCTGGCCGCCCACAACAAGAACATAATGAAGGACTACAGGCATCCGATCTGGATGTCGGCCCTCGGCTGGGTGATAGTGGTCTTCACCGCGTGGATGGGCTTCAACTCCTTCACGGGCATAGTGCAGCTCTTTAAATAATCCTGCGATGGCAGGTTGACGTCAAGAGAAAGGAGGCGTTCGATGATTGACTGACAGAGAATACCCGAGGCTGCTCGGCGCGGGCGACGGCTGCGTGGTCGTGGAGTATGGAGACTCCATCGACATGGAGGTCAACACGCGCGTCGCCGCGCTTGCGGCGTCGGTCAGGGAGGCGGAGCCGCCGGGATTTCTGGACGCCGTGCCGACCTACAGGTCGCTGGCGGTCTACTTCGACCCGGTGGTCGCCGATGTCGACGCTCTTTATAGAAACCTGGAGAGGATGATGACCTCGTCCGGCGCGGGCGAGGGTGGTGCGAAGAGAAAGGTGGTAGTTGTACCGACCCTCTACGGCGGGGAGCATGGGCCGGATCTGGGCAACGTCGCGGAGCACACGGGACTCCCGGAGGAGGAGGTCGTAAGACGTCACGCGGCCAACGACTGCTACTGCTACATGCTCGGGTTCACGCC comes from Synergistaceae bacterium and encodes:
- a CDS encoding molybdopterin-dependent oxidoreductase; amino-acid sequence: MIQKVFFVNGAERNIVVEDDAVLSTVLREQLGLTGVKVGCGQGHCGSCNVLLDGKVTRTCVYKMSRLPERANIVTVEGIGTPDNLHPIQKAFIKHGAAQCGFCIPGFIVSTKALLDTNPNPTREEVRDWFQLNRNACRCTGYIPIVDAVMDAAKVLRGEMDEKELDFVMPEDGRIWGSKYPRPTAVAKVTGTLDYGADLILKMPKKTLHAALVQAKVSHANIKGIDTSEAEKMPGVYKIVTHKDIKGKNRITGLITFPTNLGDGWDRPILCDEKVFQYGDAVAIVCADTYPNAVAAAEKVKLDLEVLPAYMSAPEAMADDAIEIHPGTPNIYYTQKIKKGEDTAPIFARSDVVTVEDDFYVGRQPHMPIEPDVGFAYTDHEGRLVIHSKSIGVHLHLAMIAPGLGVEPEKLVLVTNPAGGTFGYKFSPTMEALVGAAALATGHPVALNYTWTQQQQYTGKRSPFFVNMKFAADKEGKLLAMETDFAVDHGPYSEFGDLVTLRGTQFMGAGYDIPNIRGEGRTVCTNHAWGSAFRAYGSPQSLFSSEVLMDELAEKLGMDPFDLRYKNVYRPGSTNPTGQAPESYSLPKMFEALKPKYELAKKRATEGSTSRFKKGVGLSVGVYGCGLDGPDGSEARIDMNPDGTFTVCTAWEDHGQGADMGAIGTAHEALRPMGVAPEKLRFTWPNTAKCPNSGPAGGSRSQVMTGNAIRVACETLLKETAKPGGGYMTYDELVAAGKPTSFAGKWSAVAGVACGPEDGQGSPFVIYMYGVFMSEVTVDTDTGKTEVDRMTLMCDCGKINNRLVVDGQNYGGLAQGIGLALTEDYEDIEKHSTMPGAGFPYIKDIPDDIELIYFEEHREDGPHGAAGIGELPLTSPHAAIINAIYNACGARVTRLPALPEKVLAALGK
- a CDS encoding ferritin family protein, which produces MEYEKILRMAIESEVEAYEFYKDAAAKVTDAVLKDTFEELAEEEVDHKLLLEGYLADKGRKMNFKAPDDYKVSETVELQTLSTDIAFKDAIALAMKKEQEAMELYRSFADMSETAEQKEAFLQLATMEQGHKSRLEDIYTNAAFAEAW
- a CDS encoding divalent metal cation transporter, whose protein sequence is MSELEKTQVRSRSETLSILLGAAFLMATSAIGPGFLTQTISFTNELKTVFSFAILLSILIDIVVQLNIWRVLAVSGMRGQDVANKVMPGLGYFLGFAVALGGLAFNVGNVGGAALGFEVLFGTEQMVGAFISAGIAIAIFLWKDLGKAMDKFTQILGILMLILVFYIVFVTKPPVMETVYEMVRPFSSVDLLKEYKWLVVLTLVGGTVGGYISFSGAHRIIDAGIVGEEHLGEITRGSVNGIMITGVMRYLLFLAFLGVVLTGTVIDMSNPVASAFQIGAGALGYRIAGVVLWAAAITSVVGASYTSVSFLRTLFKFVDNYYRFWIIGFILASTSILATVGRPVALLIVAGSLNGLILPLSLGCVLLAAHNKNIMKDYRHPIWMSALGWVIVVFTAWMGFNSFTGIVQLFK
- the pxpB gene encoding 5-oxoprolinase subunit PxpB, translating into MTDREYPRLLGAGDGCVVVEYGDSIDMEVNTRVAALAASVREAEPPGFLDAVPTYRSLAVYFDPVVADVDALYRNLERMMTSSGAGEGGAKRKVVVVPTLYGGEHGPDLGNVAEHTGLPEEEVVRRHAANDCYCYMLGFTPGFAYLGGMDQSLETPRLKNPRELIPAGSVGIAGKQTGIYSIASPGGWQLIGRTPMMMFDPGRDPAIFLDAGMWVRFRPADRAEFDEIEAATASRSYQPEILEEEASS